TGCTTTGTTTTTGTCCTATTAAAGTTTCTGGTGCATAGTTTTCTTGTTAACCATGAATGTAGTAACATAATATTTGTCCCTTGGATTTGGATTAAGTATTGGACACGGATAGGTGTCTGATACtgggatatatatattttaagattttcatatattttggaGGGCAAGGATTTACTTGCAAAAGAGTTTTGCTAGTCTTGAATGATTATAGAGGTTCAATCAAAGCCAAATCGAGTTTAAGTTAAAAGGAGTCCTAGTTATATGAAGCTTGAACTCATCgggattaatttttaaagttaaagcTCGATTTGAGATACTAATCGAGTTATTTGAGCTTTGCTAAATTAGAGGCTCAAATAAGCCTGTTACCTAGTAAAAGATAAGCTTAGTTTCATGCCAGACTTCAAACTTGGTTATTACGATTATATAAGCAATCAAGCTCAGCATATTAGGAGATTATACAAGATCGTAGACAACCAGATCAAATTGATGTTCTTatagcatgtttattttttcCGTAATCATTTTACTTTAGCAAGGACATTGCAACAGAGGGGGATCAATCATATCCTGGCAAAGTCCATCGATTTCTTTCCGTCATGTTTCTTGctgaaaaaatatttgaagtAATCTGAGAAGACAACTTCCTTATACAATGGTTGCTCCCCACTTTCTAGCACTTCCGGCAGAGGACCGAAAACAGCATCTGGTCCTGGATTCACAAAAATAGGCACTGAAACTCTGTCCTTGCTTCTATTGGCAACCACCCGGTGTTCAATGCTTTTGTATCTGTCGTTGCTCATTATTTGTAGAATGTCTCCAATGTTGATTACGAGAGCCCCATTGATTGGCAGAACATGAATCCAGCTATCATTTTCAGTTGCTCGAACATAAAGGCCGCCATTATCGTCTTGGAGGAGAACAGTGAGTGTTGATATATCAGAGTGAGGCTGTACTCCTGCTGTGAAGTCTGGGTTCGGGCAATGCGGATAGTACATTAAGTTAACTATCGGCGAACCCATTAATGTATATTCTCTAGCTTTATCTATTTGTTTCACCTTCAGGCCCTCCAGGAGGACCTCCAGCAGCTTCCGTATCACAGACTTTGCACTCTCCATGTATTCCACCACTTCATCCCTGTAAACAGTCATGAGGCAATTGTAAATATGGATGCTATTTTGCAGTTCGAGGTTTTTTTTCAATCGATGTTTTCTGTAATCGACTGTCGTGTCACCCATTACATCCGCAAAACGTCTGCAAATGCATGAATCAAGCTTACCTATCTTCCGACTTGATAAAAATATATCCAATCCTCTCAAGCACCCATTTTTTAATTGGTCAAAAACTGCTAAAAAGTAACTTCTTCGAAACCTAACCCTCGATGAAGATTGTTATACCAAAAGAGCAGATCCATAACCATTGCAAAAGCTTGAATTAAACATGTGTAGATGCTCAATAGGCGACAATTAAAGCAGAAGtgtagaagaaaataaaatcaccTGCAAACAGGGGGCCATAGGGGGAATGATTCCAGATCCCGAGGACTACAACGAAAGCTGAGGTAATCTTTCCACTCAAGAACAGCCTCTGCCTGCGGAACAAAGCTTGTTTTCAAAGTCACTGTGTCAGTGGGCGAATTCCCGGCCCAGTACTTGTTTCTCTCTTCGTATGGTAACCCAAAGAACCTATAAGCGGCTTCCTTGACGGCGTCGAGAACATGCAAGGGCACTCCATGGTTAATTATCTGAAAGAAACCCCACTTGCCGGCAGCATCGCAGATCGATTCCTTAACCTTGGGATCATCCCAATTGGAAACGTCGATTACTGGGATGGAGTCGTAAGGTAAGATGTTGTTTGGTAGCAATCTCTCCTCGATTGGTAGAATGTAAAGGTCGGGAACGGTTTCAATGCCTGTATCCACTAATCCCTTTATTCCATTACCTTTGTTTACCACAAAATCGAGTATCTTCTCGGAGTTTGGGTTTCTTGGTGCCATTGCAAGAGATAGAAGAGGGGAGACTGTAAAATGGTTGTCTGAATTATGTTGCCTTCCGTAGTTATACAGCAGTAATCCTGCAAACCGGAGTCCCCGACCACAATAAAATATCCAAGCAAGTGTCGGCTggaggggtttttttttattaaaataatataaaaaattaattacgaaaatgatataactaaattaattataaaaataatcgttttctatattattttcgGATGCCGCAACCCactaaaattctctcaatttctacTAATGAGtcagtaaaaatatatatttttttaaatggggcagCTAAGCGTATCAAGTAGTATCCAAAAAATGCTCCTTGAATATAGATCAAATACGATAcggataaagaaaaaaaatatttttttgaggTGCGACACCggtttgaattaaaaaaaatttgctgctttataaaatttaaatgaattggCCTAAAGTTGATTGGAGATTTTTTTTGCCTGAGTGAAAAAGCTATCTCAGCTTTGAAAATATAACACaagcataaattaaaaaataataaaatagtcaaACACAATATAGCAGATACAACTATGCCGacagaaaaaaacaaataaataaaaagtgcATTGACTAATTTGATTCCCATGctggaaatagaaaaatgaaagggAAAGTAAAGTTGCCTTCCAATAAGTACTAACAAAT
The window above is part of the Gossypium raimondii isolate GPD5lz chromosome 9, ASM2569854v1, whole genome shotgun sequence genome. Proteins encoded here:
- the LOC105799341 gene encoding feruloyl CoA ortho-hydroxylase F6H1-3, which produces MAPRNPNSEKILDFVVNKGNGIKGLVDTGIETVPDLYILPIEERLLPNNILPYDSIPVIDVSNWDDPKVKESICDAAGKWGFFQIINHGVPLHVLDAVKEAAYRFFGLPYEERNKYWAGNSPTDTVTLKTSFVPQAEAVLEWKDYLSFRCSPRDLESFPLWPPVCRDEVVEYMESAKSVIRKLLEVLLEGLKVKQIDKAREYTLMGSPIVNLMYYPHCPNPDFTAGVQPHSDISTLTVLLQDDNGGLYVRATENDSWIHVLPINGALVINIGDILQIMSNDRYKSIEHRVVANRSKDRVSVPIFVNPGPDAVFGPLPEVLESGEQPLYKEVVFSDYFKYFFSKKHDGKKSMDFARI